A genomic region of Arachis hypogaea cultivar Tifrunner chromosome 5, arahy.Tifrunner.gnm2.J5K5, whole genome shotgun sequence contains the following coding sequences:
- the LOC112800740 gene encoding uncharacterized protein isoform X2, with the protein METLAHSRQSNKPAVPLSGKINAGGFSGKTLYDDIYGGPPPKLAAAGLSPRFEDYSEIFGSFHAPRASSIPVLDLPAVDEADAFFDPRSSAFSYTEVFGALDFAASFEDLFHQPNGFDGVSSDEAWTPEDTDSFSGESDHFANNQTMPNRDYFQSVDGDTEFNISYHNANGASTEHRSKGKSHMTQMHEIPGSTLVYDETIRFHKNDPSFGADKVKANHPRKTSRPRNFTSRERAFLSDVNLHNDSHSAEMFITVSDISLRSMPSQVPPPTRPPPILDAKNRDPYGFHPNNRQVASEETRRDTSPPLFDVEVDTNASAVATKEATQKGEARLQSAKEMKERKKGAHDSHVESSYDVKDSERKTRSNCFNDGTLQETCDRRTSKLRFSASDERQKGGKAAPETPDSMEGKRILNMFTEEHPNESRSSQESDRSNGDVTWKEETEFFELVGTDESRKRTQPTKPTKILVQDTRIHGNSHKGIVAAPGMQEGYKKVIATEEYYQEEEYEQKFNAAKEVDQTNKNILGPKASNEEYNQNKQVKKGKVTEIFEQEENEKGVRVAPQNGKTEKNATEADQSGSLNDVPKMRDKVQKQLHIKKLEVIDRQTSSEVQLGEGLEENKKKLKEAEKQSQSVKMQKQPDKIKENGKRQREALVFGQAGDKEKLKDYVELEENEEQLKEEFEMEVNEIRLQEDFKQREKQAYERDLNKREHNEAFDGYGDRNKQAGDNEGIQNVLHQAPREEWNSEMLNEALRKSEFESSSTQTFDGEGSSIVSNEEGNHANHFENMGNDVSGMGEDNNSGSNDLDQMQGIEVKGNMKISKATDEILEEEIGKNLLAAQSASIRLENIGKLKVSQEPVADKEIGKTRSECKGQENKLEDLRVENQAANKKVRVPEIILGDKQDLRPTSGKVDDGMMKADYGRNTAAKGGTMLEAVNVQGTAQSTEIKEKSLNETSATVPKDADRMRRERESEKDRLRKIEEEQDREREREREREKDRMAVDKAMLEVEREREREKDRMAVDRATFEARDRAYAEACERAERAAFERATAEARQRALAEARERLEKACAEARDWTYADKVATEARLKAERAAVERATAEAQERAKEKLKVERAAFESRERLQRSVSDQYAASSRNCGTQGCSPSFQNFSSSAGSRHPYSLYGASSFSERSEVEGESARRCRSRLERHRRTAERAAKALAEKNMRDHLAQKEQAERHRLAETLDAEVKRWSSGKEGNLRALLSTLQYILGPDSGWQPIPLTEVITSAAVKKAYRKATLCVHPDKLQQRGASVQHKYICEKVFDLLKDAWNKFNSEER; encoded by the exons ATGGAAACCTTGGCGCATTCTCGGCAATCAAACAAGCCTGCCGTTCCTCTCTCCGGCAAGATCAACGCCGGAGGATTCTCCGGGAAGACCTTATACGACGACATCTACGGCGGTCCTCCTCCCAAGCTCGCCGCTGCGGGCCTATCCCCTCGCTTTGAAGACTACAGCGAGATTTTTGGAAGCTTCCACGCACCACGCGCCTCTTCCATCCCCGTGCTGGATCTTCCGGCGGTCGACGAGGCCGACGCCTTCTTTGATCCCCGGAGCTCTGCTTTCAGCTACACCGAAGTTTTCGGAGCCCTTGATTTTGCGGCTTCCTTCGAGGACTTGTTTCACCAACCAAATGGCTTCGACGGCGTTTCTTCTGACGAAGCATG GACTCCTGAAGACACTGACTCATTCTCTGGAGAGTCAGACCATTTCGCAAATAACCAAACCATGCCAAATAGAGATTATTTCCAGTCTGTTGATGGTGATACAGAGTTCAACATTTCGTATCATAACGCCAATGGTGCAAGCACTGAACATAGATCAAAGGGCAAAAGCCACATGACTCAGATGCATGAAATTCCTGGTTCCACTCTAGTATATGATGAAACCATAAGGTTCCATAAGAATGATCCATCATTTGGTGCAGACAAGGTGAAGGCTAACCATCCCAGGAAAACGTCACGTCCACGTAATTTTACTTCTAGGGAACGGGCTTTTCTTAGTGATGTAAATCTTCACAATGATTCTCATTCCGCCGAGATGTTCATAACTGTATCCGATATCAGCCTCAGAAGTATGCCATCTCAGGTGCCACCACCCACTCGTCCACCTCCTATACTAGATGCCAAAAATAGGGACCCTTATGGATTTCATCCAAATAATAGGCAGGTTGCTTCTGAAGAGACACGGCGTGACACTTCACCACCTTTATTTGATGTGGAGGTTGATACAAATGCATCTGCTGTTGCTACAAAAGAAGCAACGCAAAAAGGTGAAGCAAGACTCCAGAGTGCCAAAGAaatgaaagagagaaagaagggggCTCATGATAGCCATGTAGAATCAAGTTATGATGTGAAAGATAGTGAAAGGAAGACTAGATCAAATTGTTTCAATGATGGGACATTGCAGGAGACTTGTGATAGGAGAACTTCCAAATTGAGATTTTCTGCTTCAGATGAAAGACAGAAAGGAGGGAAGGCCGCCCCCGAAACTCCAGATTCAATGGAAGGGAAAAGAATTTTAAACATGTTCACTGAAGAGCATCCAAATGAATCCCGGTCATCTCAGGAATCAGATAGAAGTAATGGAGATGTTACATGGAAAGAAGAAACGGAGTTTTTTGAATTGGTCGGAACAGATGAATCTCGAAAGAGAACTCAGCCAACAAAGCCTACTAAAATTTTGGTGCAAGATACCAGAATCCATGGCAATAGCCACAAGGGAATAGTGGCAGCACCTGGTATGCAAGAAGGGTATAAGAAAGTAATAGCAACTGAGGAATATTATCAAGAGGAGGAATACGAGCAGAAATTTAATGCTGCAAAAGAGGTGGATCAAACCAACAAGAACATTCTGGGACCTAAAGCATCTAATGAGGAGTACAACCAAAACAAACAGGTGAAGAAGGGAAAGGTCACTGAGATATTTGAGCAGGAAGAGAATGAGAAGGGTGTAAGAGTGGCACCCCAGAATGGAAAAACTGAGAAGAATGCAACTGAAGCAGACCAATCAGGAAGCTTAAACGATGTGCCTAAGATGCGAGACAAAGTGCAAAAACAATTGCACATTAAGAAATTGGAAGTGATTGATAGACAAACATCAAGTGAAGTCCAGTTGGGGGAGGGGCTCgaggaaaataagaagaaactgaAAGAGGCTGAAAAGCAAAGTCAGAGTGTGAAAATGCAGAAGCAGCCtgacaaaatcaaagaaaatggaaaaagacaaagagaagctTTAGTTTTTGGACAAGCAGGGGATAAGGAAAAACTGAAAGATTATGTGGAGCTAGAAGAGAATGAAGAGCAACTTAAAGAAGAATTTGAAATGGAGGTTAATGAGATAAGACTGCAAGAGGATTTTAAGCAGAGGGAAAAGCAAGCATATGAAAGAGATCTAAACAAAAGGGAACATAATGAGGCTTTTGATGGGTATGGAGACAGGAATAAACAAGCTGGTGACAATGAAGGAATCCAGAATGTTCtgcatcaagctccaagagaagAATGGAATTCTGAAATGTTGAACGAGGCTCTAAGGAAAAGTGAATTTGAAAGCTCATCAACCCAGACATTTGATGGGGAAGGAAGTTCAATTGTATCAAATGAGGAGGGTAATCACGCAAATCATTTTGAGAATATGGGCAACGATGTTAGTGGAATGGGAGAGGATAACAACTCTGGCAGCAATGATTTGGATCAAATGCAGGGCATTGAAGTAAAGGGCAACATGAAGATTTCTAAAGCAACTGATGAGATATTAGAAGAAGAGATTGGCAAAAACCTTCTAGCTGCTCAATCAGCTTCCATCCGATTAGAAAATATTGGAAAACTGAAGGTATCTCAAGAACCTGTTGCTGATAAAGAAATTGGAAAAACAAGATCTGAATGCAAAGGTCAAGAGAATAAACTGGAAGATCTAAGGGTGGAAAATCAAGCGGCAAATAAAAAAGTCAGAGTGCCTGAAATAATCCTAGGTGATAAACAGGATTTGCGGCCCACATCAGGAAAGGTGGATGATGGCATGATGAAGGCTGATTATGGAAGGAATACAGCAGCTAAAGGTGGCACAATGCTGGAAGCTGTAAATGTCCAGGGAACTGCTCAATCTAcagagataaaagaaaaaagtCTCAATGAAACTTCTGCCACTGTACCAAAGGATGCTGACAGaatgagaagagaaagagagtcaGAAAAAGACCGTCTTAGAAAGATAGAAGAGGAGCAGGAcagggaaagggaaagggaaagggaaagagaAAAAGACAGAATGGCTGTTGACAAAGCAATGCTAGAGGTTGAGAGGGAAAGGGAAAGAGAAAAAGATAGGATGGCTGTTGATAGAGCAACTTTCGAGGCTCGTGACAGGGCATATGCTGAAGCTTGTGAGAGAGCAGAAAGGGCTGCATTTGAGAGAGCAACTGCAGAAGCTCGACAAAGGGCATTGGCTGAGGCCAGGGAAAGACTTGAGAAGGCATGTGCTGAGGCCAGGGATTGGACATACGCTGATAAGGTAGCTACCGAGGCTAGATTGAAAGCAGAACGGGCTGCTGTTGAACGAGCAACTGCAGAAGCTCAGGAGCGTGCCAAGGAGAAATTAAAAGTTGAGAGGGCTGCATTTGAGTCCAGAGAACGGTTACAAAGATCTGTATCAGACCAATATGCTGCTTCTTCGAGAAATTGTGGAACACAAGGCTGTTCACCCTCT TTTCAAAACTTCAGCTCATCTGCAGGTTCCAGGCACCCATATTCTCTTTATGGTG CTTCCTCCTTTTCCGAGAGATCTGAAGTAGAAGGTGAATCAGCCCGGAGATGTAGATCTAGACTGGAGAGACACCGTCGAACAGCTGAGCGTGCA GCAAAAGCTTTGGCAGAAAAGAACATGCGTGACCATCTGGCTCAGAAGGAGCAAGCTGAAAGACAT AGACTAGCTGAGACTCTGGATGCTGAAGTAAAGAGGTGGTCAAGTGGAAAAGAAGGGAACTTGCGTGCATTACTTTCTACCTTGCAATAT ATCCTTGGACCTGACTCTGGGTGGCAGCCAATCCCATTGACGGAGGTCATTACTTCCGCAGCTGTAAAAAAAGCTTATAGGAAGGCTACCCTTTGTGTTCATCCTGACAAATTACAGCAACGTGGAGCAAGTGTTCAACACAAATACATATGTGAAAAGGTCTTTGATCTTTTGAAG GATGCTTGGAACAAATTCAACTCAGAAGAGCGGTAG
- the LOC112800740 gene encoding uncharacterized protein isoform X1 — protein METLAHSRQSNKPAVPLSGKINAGGFSGKTLYDDIYGGPPPKLAAAGLSPRFEDYSEIFGSFHAPRASSIPVLDLPAVDEADAFFDPRSSAFSYTEVFGALDFAASFEDLFHQPNGFDGVSSDEAWTPEDTDSFSGESDHFANNQTMPNRDYFQSVDGDTEFNISYHNANGASTEHRSKGKSHMTQMHEIPGSTLVYDETIRFHKNDPSFGADKVKANHPRKTSRPRNFTSRERAFLSDVNLHNDSHSAEMFITVSDISLRSMPSQVPPPTRPPPILDAKNRDPYGFHPNNRQVASEETRRDTSPPLFDVEVDTNASAVATKEATQKGEARLQSAKEMKERKKGAHDSHVESSYDVKDSERKTRSNCFNDGTLQETCDRRTSKLRFSASDERQKGGKAAPETPDSMEGKRILNMFTEEHPNESRSSQESDRSNGDVTWKEETEFFELVGTDESRKRTQPTKPTKILVQDTRIHGNSHKGIVAAPGMQEGYKKVIATEEYYQEEEYEQKFNAAKEVDQTNKNILGPKASNEEYNQNKQVKKGKVTEIFEQEENEKGVRVAPQNGKTEKNATEADQSGSLNDVPKMRDKVQKQLHIKKLEVIDRQTSSEVQLGEGLEENKKKLKEAEKQSQSVKMQKQPDKIKENGKRQREALVFGQAGDKEKLKDYVELEENEEQLKEEFEMEVNEIRLQEDFKQREKQAYERDLNKREHNEAFDGYGDRNKQAGDNEGIQNVLHQAPREEWNSEMLNEALRKSEFESSSTQTFDGEGSSIVSNEEGNHANHFENMGNDVSGMGEDNNSGSNDLDQMQGIEVKGNMKISKATDEILEEEIGKNLLAAQSASIRLENIGKLKVSQEPVADKEIGKTRSECKGQENKLEDLRVENQAANKKVRVPEIILGDKQDLRPTSGKVDDGMMKADYGRNTAAKGGTMLEAVNVQGTAQSTEIKEKSLNETSATVPKDADRMRRERESEKDRLRKIEEEQDREREREREREKDRMAVDKAMLEVEREREREKDRMAVDRATFEARDRAYAEACERAERAAFERATAEARQRALAEARERLEKACAEARDWTYADKVATEARLKAERAAVERATAEAQERAKEKLKVERAAFESRERLQRSVSDQYAASSRNCGTQGCSPSDTQFQNFSSSAGSRHPYSLYGASSFSERSEVEGESARRCRSRLERHRRTAERAAKALAEKNMRDHLAQKEQAERHRLAETLDAEVKRWSSGKEGNLRALLSTLQYILGPDSGWQPIPLTEVITSAAVKKAYRKATLCVHPDKLQQRGASVQHKYICEKVFDLLKDAWNKFNSEER, from the exons ATGGAAACCTTGGCGCATTCTCGGCAATCAAACAAGCCTGCCGTTCCTCTCTCCGGCAAGATCAACGCCGGAGGATTCTCCGGGAAGACCTTATACGACGACATCTACGGCGGTCCTCCTCCCAAGCTCGCCGCTGCGGGCCTATCCCCTCGCTTTGAAGACTACAGCGAGATTTTTGGAAGCTTCCACGCACCACGCGCCTCTTCCATCCCCGTGCTGGATCTTCCGGCGGTCGACGAGGCCGACGCCTTCTTTGATCCCCGGAGCTCTGCTTTCAGCTACACCGAAGTTTTCGGAGCCCTTGATTTTGCGGCTTCCTTCGAGGACTTGTTTCACCAACCAAATGGCTTCGACGGCGTTTCTTCTGACGAAGCATG GACTCCTGAAGACACTGACTCATTCTCTGGAGAGTCAGACCATTTCGCAAATAACCAAACCATGCCAAATAGAGATTATTTCCAGTCTGTTGATGGTGATACAGAGTTCAACATTTCGTATCATAACGCCAATGGTGCAAGCACTGAACATAGATCAAAGGGCAAAAGCCACATGACTCAGATGCATGAAATTCCTGGTTCCACTCTAGTATATGATGAAACCATAAGGTTCCATAAGAATGATCCATCATTTGGTGCAGACAAGGTGAAGGCTAACCATCCCAGGAAAACGTCACGTCCACGTAATTTTACTTCTAGGGAACGGGCTTTTCTTAGTGATGTAAATCTTCACAATGATTCTCATTCCGCCGAGATGTTCATAACTGTATCCGATATCAGCCTCAGAAGTATGCCATCTCAGGTGCCACCACCCACTCGTCCACCTCCTATACTAGATGCCAAAAATAGGGACCCTTATGGATTTCATCCAAATAATAGGCAGGTTGCTTCTGAAGAGACACGGCGTGACACTTCACCACCTTTATTTGATGTGGAGGTTGATACAAATGCATCTGCTGTTGCTACAAAAGAAGCAACGCAAAAAGGTGAAGCAAGACTCCAGAGTGCCAAAGAaatgaaagagagaaagaagggggCTCATGATAGCCATGTAGAATCAAGTTATGATGTGAAAGATAGTGAAAGGAAGACTAGATCAAATTGTTTCAATGATGGGACATTGCAGGAGACTTGTGATAGGAGAACTTCCAAATTGAGATTTTCTGCTTCAGATGAAAGACAGAAAGGAGGGAAGGCCGCCCCCGAAACTCCAGATTCAATGGAAGGGAAAAGAATTTTAAACATGTTCACTGAAGAGCATCCAAATGAATCCCGGTCATCTCAGGAATCAGATAGAAGTAATGGAGATGTTACATGGAAAGAAGAAACGGAGTTTTTTGAATTGGTCGGAACAGATGAATCTCGAAAGAGAACTCAGCCAACAAAGCCTACTAAAATTTTGGTGCAAGATACCAGAATCCATGGCAATAGCCACAAGGGAATAGTGGCAGCACCTGGTATGCAAGAAGGGTATAAGAAAGTAATAGCAACTGAGGAATATTATCAAGAGGAGGAATACGAGCAGAAATTTAATGCTGCAAAAGAGGTGGATCAAACCAACAAGAACATTCTGGGACCTAAAGCATCTAATGAGGAGTACAACCAAAACAAACAGGTGAAGAAGGGAAAGGTCACTGAGATATTTGAGCAGGAAGAGAATGAGAAGGGTGTAAGAGTGGCACCCCAGAATGGAAAAACTGAGAAGAATGCAACTGAAGCAGACCAATCAGGAAGCTTAAACGATGTGCCTAAGATGCGAGACAAAGTGCAAAAACAATTGCACATTAAGAAATTGGAAGTGATTGATAGACAAACATCAAGTGAAGTCCAGTTGGGGGAGGGGCTCgaggaaaataagaagaaactgaAAGAGGCTGAAAAGCAAAGTCAGAGTGTGAAAATGCAGAAGCAGCCtgacaaaatcaaagaaaatggaaaaagacaaagagaagctTTAGTTTTTGGACAAGCAGGGGATAAGGAAAAACTGAAAGATTATGTGGAGCTAGAAGAGAATGAAGAGCAACTTAAAGAAGAATTTGAAATGGAGGTTAATGAGATAAGACTGCAAGAGGATTTTAAGCAGAGGGAAAAGCAAGCATATGAAAGAGATCTAAACAAAAGGGAACATAATGAGGCTTTTGATGGGTATGGAGACAGGAATAAACAAGCTGGTGACAATGAAGGAATCCAGAATGTTCtgcatcaagctccaagagaagAATGGAATTCTGAAATGTTGAACGAGGCTCTAAGGAAAAGTGAATTTGAAAGCTCATCAACCCAGACATTTGATGGGGAAGGAAGTTCAATTGTATCAAATGAGGAGGGTAATCACGCAAATCATTTTGAGAATATGGGCAACGATGTTAGTGGAATGGGAGAGGATAACAACTCTGGCAGCAATGATTTGGATCAAATGCAGGGCATTGAAGTAAAGGGCAACATGAAGATTTCTAAAGCAACTGATGAGATATTAGAAGAAGAGATTGGCAAAAACCTTCTAGCTGCTCAATCAGCTTCCATCCGATTAGAAAATATTGGAAAACTGAAGGTATCTCAAGAACCTGTTGCTGATAAAGAAATTGGAAAAACAAGATCTGAATGCAAAGGTCAAGAGAATAAACTGGAAGATCTAAGGGTGGAAAATCAAGCGGCAAATAAAAAAGTCAGAGTGCCTGAAATAATCCTAGGTGATAAACAGGATTTGCGGCCCACATCAGGAAAGGTGGATGATGGCATGATGAAGGCTGATTATGGAAGGAATACAGCAGCTAAAGGTGGCACAATGCTGGAAGCTGTAAATGTCCAGGGAACTGCTCAATCTAcagagataaaagaaaaaagtCTCAATGAAACTTCTGCCACTGTACCAAAGGATGCTGACAGaatgagaagagaaagagagtcaGAAAAAGACCGTCTTAGAAAGATAGAAGAGGAGCAGGAcagggaaagggaaagggaaagggaaagagaAAAAGACAGAATGGCTGTTGACAAAGCAATGCTAGAGGTTGAGAGGGAAAGGGAAAGAGAAAAAGATAGGATGGCTGTTGATAGAGCAACTTTCGAGGCTCGTGACAGGGCATATGCTGAAGCTTGTGAGAGAGCAGAAAGGGCTGCATTTGAGAGAGCAACTGCAGAAGCTCGACAAAGGGCATTGGCTGAGGCCAGGGAAAGACTTGAGAAGGCATGTGCTGAGGCCAGGGATTGGACATACGCTGATAAGGTAGCTACCGAGGCTAGATTGAAAGCAGAACGGGCTGCTGTTGAACGAGCAACTGCAGAAGCTCAGGAGCGTGCCAAGGAGAAATTAAAAGTTGAGAGGGCTGCATTTGAGTCCAGAGAACGGTTACAAAGATCTGTATCAGACCAATATGCTGCTTCTTCGAGAAATTGTGGAACACAAGGCTGTTCACCCTCT GATACTCAGTTTCAAAACTTCAGCTCATCTGCAGGTTCCAGGCACCCATATTCTCTTTATGGTG CTTCCTCCTTTTCCGAGAGATCTGAAGTAGAAGGTGAATCAGCCCGGAGATGTAGATCTAGACTGGAGAGACACCGTCGAACAGCTGAGCGTGCA GCAAAAGCTTTGGCAGAAAAGAACATGCGTGACCATCTGGCTCAGAAGGAGCAAGCTGAAAGACAT AGACTAGCTGAGACTCTGGATGCTGAAGTAAAGAGGTGGTCAAGTGGAAAAGAAGGGAACTTGCGTGCATTACTTTCTACCTTGCAATAT ATCCTTGGACCTGACTCTGGGTGGCAGCCAATCCCATTGACGGAGGTCATTACTTCCGCAGCTGTAAAAAAAGCTTATAGGAAGGCTACCCTTTGTGTTCATCCTGACAAATTACAGCAACGTGGAGCAAGTGTTCAACACAAATACATATGTGAAAAGGTCTTTGATCTTTTGAAG GATGCTTGGAACAAATTCAACTCAGAAGAGCGGTAG
- the LOC112800741 gene encoding uncharacterized protein — protein sequence MFRSFSTRRGPSKYEKLEKDGAANGISNEELKRSTSLPSSRGFNPSMTGSTTIGDINLQRNPTKKASSNQKSTHPHPLFGFFDLRRKKKTTARPEFIRYLEYMKEGGVWDSNSNKPVIYYK from the coding sequence ATGTTTAGATCCTTTAGCACTCGGAGAGGCCCTTCaaagtatgagaaattagagaaaGATGGTGCTGCCAATGGAATTTCCAATGAGGAGTTGAAGAGGAGCACAAGTTTGCCTTCTAGCAGGGGATTCAACCCCTCCATGACTGGTTCAACAACCATTGGTGACATCAATCTTCAGAGAAACCCCACTAAGAAGGCCAGCAGTAATCAGAAGAGTACTCACCCTCATCCACTCTTCGGCTTCTTCGATCTTCGCCGGAAGAAGAAAACGACAGCTAGGCCTGAATTCATCAGGTATCTCGAGTATATGAAGGAAGGAGGTGTGTGGGATTCCAATTCCAATAAGCCTGTTATCTACTACAAATGA